A genomic window from Ruminiclostridium cellulolyticum H10 includes:
- the nspC gene encoding carboxynorspermidine decarboxylase produces MIKNLDIDIKSLPTPCYIVDERLLIKNLEILDSVQKRTGCKILLAQKGFSMHSVYPLVGKYLAGVTSSSLFEAKLGYEKMGKEVHIYAPAYIEEEFDEIMKYSDHIVFNSFHQWNKYKDKVRTSTKKISFGIRINPEYSELEHPIYDPCYKFSRLGVTLPNFKPEGLDGIEGLHFHTMCEQNSDTLERTIKVVDEKFGRYIKDMKWLNFGGGHHITRPDYDMEALVRSINYFQDKYGVSVYLEPGEAVALNTGYLVAKVLDIVENEMNIAILDTSAACHMPDVIEMPYRPNIIGAGKPDENPHTYRLGGHTCLAGDIIGDYSFVQNLKPGDRLVFCDMAHYTMVKNNTFNGVNLPAIALYNEKEGIRIIKQFGYEDFENRLS; encoded by the coding sequence TTGATTAAGAATCTGGATATTGATATAAAAAGCTTGCCGACGCCATGCTACATAGTTGATGAGCGTCTTCTTATTAAGAATCTTGAAATTCTGGACTCAGTCCAAAAGCGTACAGGCTGCAAGATACTTCTGGCACAAAAGGGGTTTTCTATGCACTCTGTTTACCCGTTGGTAGGCAAATATCTGGCAGGAGTCACTTCAAGCTCTTTGTTTGAGGCAAAACTGGGTTACGAAAAAATGGGCAAAGAGGTTCATATTTATGCTCCTGCATATATTGAAGAAGAGTTTGATGAAATAATGAAATACAGTGACCATATAGTATTCAATTCATTTCACCAATGGAACAAATATAAGGACAAGGTTAGAACATCAACTAAAAAAATAAGCTTTGGAATCCGTATAAACCCTGAATATTCTGAATTGGAGCATCCCATATATGACCCTTGCTATAAATTCTCAAGACTCGGTGTAACCCTTCCCAACTTCAAGCCAGAAGGACTGGACGGTATTGAGGGACTACATTTTCATACAATGTGTGAGCAGAATTCAGATACACTTGAGAGAACAATAAAAGTAGTTGATGAAAAATTCGGACGTTATATCAAAGATATGAAATGGTTGAATTTCGGTGGAGGCCATCATATAACAAGACCTGATTACGACATGGAAGCACTTGTACGTTCAATCAACTATTTCCAGGACAAATATGGTGTAAGTGTATATCTGGAGCCCGGAGAAGCGGTTGCATTAAATACGGGTTATCTGGTAGCAAAGGTACTTGACATCGTTGAAAACGAAATGAACATTGCAATACTGGATACTTCGGCAGCTTGCCATATGCCTGATGTCATTGAAATGCCCTACAGGCCCAATATAATCGGTGCGGGGAAACCTGATGAAAACCCGCATACCTACAGACTTGGAGGACATACCTGTCTTGCCGGGGATATTATCGGGGACTACTCCTTTGTACAAAACCTGAAGCCCGGTGACAGACTTGTTTTCTGTGATATGGCACATTATACAATGGTTAAGAACAATACCTTTAACGGAGTAAATCTTCCTGCTATTGCACTCTACAATGAAAAGGAAGGAATAAGGATAATAAAGCAGTTTGGCTATGAGGATTTTGAAAATAGATTATCGTAA
- a CDS encoding MBOAT family O-acyltransferase — MLFNSIEFLIFFPLVTALYFLLPHKIRWFLLLISSCVFYMAFVPKYILILGVTIVVDYFAGIIIARMQGDNKRIFLIVSLITNIGMLFVFKYFNFFNENIKHLADFLNWNYPISGLSIILPIGLSFHTFQSMSYIIEVYRGKQQPEKHFGIYALYVMYYPQLVAGPIERPQNMLWQFHTEHSFDAHRVSDGMKLMAWGLFKKVVIADNLALVVNSIYGNPTQVNGLSLVVATYFFAFQIYCDFSGYTDIARGASRVMGIELMQNFKRPYFSKTISELWKRWHISLSSWFSDYVYIPLGAFL; from the coding sequence ATGCTATTTAATTCAATCGAGTTTTTAATATTTTTCCCTTTAGTGACAGCACTGTACTTTTTATTACCACACAAAATTCGTTGGTTTTTGCTTCTCATTAGTAGCTGTGTTTTTTATATGGCATTTGTCCCCAAATACATATTGATACTTGGCGTTACTATTGTTGTTGATTACTTTGCGGGGATAATTATTGCAAGGATGCAAGGAGACAATAAGAGAATATTTCTTATTGTAAGCTTGATTACGAATATAGGAATGTTATTTGTTTTTAAATATTTTAACTTCTTTAATGAAAATATCAAACATTTGGCTGACTTTTTAAACTGGAATTATCCGATAAGTGGTCTTTCAATAATACTTCCTATAGGTCTTTCATTCCACACATTCCAGAGCATGAGTTACATTATAGAGGTATATAGAGGCAAACAACAGCCGGAGAAGCACTTTGGAATTTATGCGTTATATGTTATGTACTATCCACAGTTAGTTGCCGGACCAATTGAGAGGCCTCAAAATATGTTATGGCAATTTCATACAGAACATAGCTTTGATGCCCATAGGGTTTCAGATGGGATGAAGCTTATGGCATGGGGATTATTTAAAAAAGTAGTAATAGCAGATAATCTGGCTCTGGTAGTAAATAGTATTTATGGAAATCCAACTCAAGTAAATGGACTATCATTAGTAGTTGCAACCTATTTCTTTGCTTTCCAAATATACTGTGACTTTTCAGGATATACAGATATTGCACGTGGAGCTTCAAGGGTAATGGGAATTGAATTGATGCAAAATTTTAAAAGACCATATTTTTCAAAGACAATTTCGGAATTGTGGAAGAGATGGCATATATCGTTGTCAAGCTGGTTTTCTGATTATGTATATATTCCTTTAGGAGCATTCCTGTAA
- a CDS encoding IS110 family transposase — protein sequence MNCTQNNKLMQITPETMVVGVDIGSEVHFARAFDFRGFEFSKRAFRFENTREGFNAFDIWVTDLMKRNQKTKTFVGMEPTGHYWYGFGSHLQNMGVEFGMVNPYHVKRSKELDDNTPSKHDRKDPKTIAMLVKDGRYLIPYMPEGVYREIRNLMELRRQNVVQLISIQNRVKRWLAIYFPEFSTVFKKWTGKAALLTLKHFPTPQAVIKTGEEKIVATWKEEVKRAVGHKHAQKLIKAAEESIGLKHGLESAVLEIETLLDEYMIHGHRLELIMQKVEAQVKEIPSASMLLGIKGIGIVAVAGFLGAVGDISRFDAPEQIVKLFGLNLRENSSGKHQGKTTITRRGRSDGRYAIFQAVLPLVARNPEFRQLHLYYINRDNKPLKKMQSIVALCGKLIRVFYAILKTGSHYDAEKMMNDIKRPMMKAA from the coding sequence ATGAATTGTACACAAAACAATAAGTTAATGCAAATCACACCTGAAACAATGGTGGTTGGAGTAGATATCGGTAGCGAGGTCCACTTCGCCAGGGCTTTTGATTTCAGAGGATTTGAATTTTCTAAAAGAGCATTTAGGTTTGAGAATACAAGAGAGGGTTTCAATGCCTTTGATATTTGGGTTACAGACCTGATGAAGAGAAATCAAAAGACAAAAACATTCGTAGGAATGGAGCCCACCGGGCATTACTGGTATGGGTTTGGAAGTCACTTGCAGAACATGGGTGTAGAGTTTGGTATGGTTAATCCTTACCATGTAAAACGCTCAAAGGAACTAGATGATAACACCCCAAGCAAGCATGACCGTAAAGATCCAAAAACGATTGCAATGCTAGTCAAGGACGGAAGATATCTAATACCGTACATGCCTGAAGGTGTATATCGAGAAATAAGAAATCTGATGGAATTACGCAGGCAAAATGTTGTGCAGTTGATTAGCATACAAAATAGAGTAAAACGATGGTTAGCAATATACTTTCCTGAGTTTAGTACTGTTTTCAAGAAATGGACTGGAAAGGCGGCGTTGCTTACACTGAAGCATTTTCCTACTCCACAGGCAGTAATTAAAACAGGTGAGGAAAAAATAGTAGCAACATGGAAAGAGGAAGTCAAAAGAGCGGTTGGACATAAACATGCCCAGAAGCTCATAAAAGCAGCAGAAGAATCCATTGGACTAAAGCATGGTCTGGAATCAGCAGTTCTGGAGATTGAAACTCTTCTAGACGAATATATGATTCATGGTCACAGGCTTGAGCTGATAATGCAAAAAGTAGAAGCACAAGTAAAAGAAATTCCGAGTGCAAGTATGCTTTTAGGTATAAAAGGAATAGGAATTGTAGCTGTGGCAGGGTTCTTAGGTGCTGTAGGAGATATTAGTAGATTTGATGCTCCAGAGCAAATAGTAAAACTATTTGGGTTAAACCTAAGAGAAAACAGCTCTGGCAAGCATCAAGGCAAAACAACAATAACCAGAAGGGGACGCTCTGACGGCAGATATGCCATATTTCAAGCAGTATTGCCATTAGTAGCTAGAAACCCTGAATTTAGGCAGTTGCACCTATACTACATTAATAGAGATAACAAGCCACTTAAGAAAATGCAGTCAATAGTAGCCTTATGCGGCAAGTTGATAAGAGTATTTTATGCAATACTAAAAACAGGTAGCCACTATGATGCTGAAAAGATGATGAACGATATTAAAAGACCAATGATGAAGGCAGCATAG
- a CDS encoding MBOAT family O-acyltransferase, with protein sequence MIVFLLSGLWHGANWTYVIWGGLNGFYLVFAIISKDIRGRITKWTGIDKFRNLNKVVKIFCTFNLICFSWIFFRASSFTDAVTIIKRIFMDFSLRIDVGRVGVSRYQLALCCGVIAFLLLVQLFQRNKVISNELSNRHTVFRWAVYYSALIFIILFGVFNTNSFIYFQF encoded by the coding sequence ATGATAGTATTTCTCCTTAGCGGACTTTGGCACGGGGCAAATTGGACCTATGTCATTTGGGGCGGATTAAACGGCTTCTATTTAGTCTTTGCAATAATTAGTAAGGACATAAGGGGTAGAATTACAAAATGGACAGGCATTGATAAATTCCGTAATTTAAATAAAGTAGTGAAAATATTTTGTACATTTAATTTAATATGCTTTTCGTGGATATTCTTTAGAGCTAGTTCGTTTACAGACGCCGTCACAATTATTAAGCGAATTTTTATGGATTTCAGCCTGCGAATTGACGTAGGAAGAGTAGGTGTTTCCAGATACCAACTGGCATTGTGCTGTGGAGTAATAGCTTTTTTACTTTTAGTACAGCTTTTCCAGAGAAATAAGGTAATAAGCAATGAATTGAGTAATCGGCACACAGTATTCAGATGGGCTGTTTACTATTCAGCATTGATTTTTATTATTTTATTTGGGGTTTTTAATACAAATTCCTTTATTTACTTTCAGTTCTGA
- a CDS encoding extracellular solute-binding protein encodes MKKVIGKTLSAALALAMTVSIAACGSGNQSESSSSSAAGSSSSAVATNTAASGDPVKFTLWHVQTTDPMPTNIQSDIDRFTKDNPKYSVDVQVMQNDAYKTKLKIALSSNTAPDIFFSWSGGPMNEYVDADKIVDLTPYMNKDDYKGRFMDASINQATYKDKIWGVPVENTAVAMFFYNKDLFAKYNLQVPKTIIELEAVSDTLKKNGIIPFSLANKTQWTGSMYYMYLVDRIGGADAFNNAAGRTGSFEDDAFTQAGNIIQDWVKKDYFNKGFNGLDEDSGQSRTLLYTEKAAMTLMGSWFLSTAAGENKDFMKKVGSFPFPAYEGGKGDANSVVGTVGDNFYHIAKTCKDPEGAFKAIQYMIDETAVQKRIEAGRVPPVKGVKVSDPLLQNVLDAVEKAPSVQLWYDQYLSPELSDLHKSTSQAIFGLSKTPDQVNKEMEAKAKELAGK; translated from the coding sequence ATGAAAAAAGTAATTGGAAAAACCCTTTCTGCCGCTTTAGCACTAGCTATGACAGTATCAATTGCGGCTTGTGGTTCAGGGAACCAATCAGAATCATCATCCTCTTCTGCAGCAGGTAGTTCTTCATCAGCTGTTGCGACAAATACTGCGGCATCAGGCGATCCTGTAAAATTTACTTTGTGGCATGTTCAGACAACCGATCCTATGCCGACTAATATCCAGTCAGACATTGATCGTTTCACTAAAGACAATCCAAAGTATTCAGTTGATGTTCAGGTTATGCAGAACGATGCATACAAAACAAAGCTAAAAATTGCGTTGAGTTCAAATACTGCACCGGATATATTCTTTAGTTGGAGCGGCGGCCCAATGAACGAATATGTTGACGCAGACAAGATTGTAGATTTAACACCTTATATGAATAAAGATGATTATAAGGGACGCTTTATGGATGCATCTATCAATCAGGCTACATACAAAGATAAAATCTGGGGTGTTCCAGTAGAAAACACAGCTGTTGCAATGTTCTTCTACAACAAGGACTTATTTGCTAAATACAATCTGCAGGTTCCTAAAACAATAATAGAACTTGAGGCTGTAAGTGATACATTAAAGAAAAACGGAATTATTCCTTTCTCACTTGCAAACAAGACTCAATGGACAGGTTCAATGTACTATATGTACCTTGTTGACCGTATTGGCGGAGCAGATGCCTTCAACAATGCAGCCGGACGTACCGGATCATTTGAAGACGATGCATTTACACAGGCAGGAAATATTATACAGGATTGGGTTAAGAAGGATTACTTCAACAAGGGATTCAATGGTCTTGATGAAGATTCCGGTCAATCCCGTACACTTCTGTACACTGAAAAAGCAGCTATGACTCTTATGGGTTCATGGTTCCTTTCAACAGCAGCGGGTGAAAATAAAGACTTCATGAAAAAAGTTGGTTCATTCCCATTCCCTGCTTATGAGGGTGGTAAAGGTGATGCTAACTCAGTTGTTGGTACTGTAGGGGATAACTTCTATCACATAGCAAAGACATGTAAAGACCCAGAAGGTGCATTCAAGGCTATTCAGTATATGATAGACGAAACAGCTGTTCAAAAACGTATTGAAGCAGGAAGAGTTCCTCCTGTAAAGGGTGTAAAGGTTAGCGATCCTCTTCTCCAGAACGTTTTAGATGCAGTTGAAAAGGCTCCTTCCGTTCAGTTGTGGTATGACCAATATCTGTCACCTGAATTGTCTGACCTCCACAAGAGTACGTCACAAGCTATCTTCGGATTGTCAAAGACACCTGATCAGGTTAACAAGGAAATGGAAGCAAAGGCTAAAGAGTTAGCAGGTAAATAA
- a CDS encoding carbohydrate ABC transporter permease gives MQTTQSLAEYRKRSTFTATTIFLLPVFFFILIFIVYPIIDSFWLSLHEWNGISSGKAFLGLENWKTLMGDKVFFKAFVNNMIIVVLSIAIQLPIAMAIAFMLDTGGKKLNFLKMIYFLPMLMSSVAVGFLFKYTYDPQFGLISAVDTILGGQGMVDVLGDPNRAIFGVIAVICWQFIPFYMVYFLAALSSLPVEIYEASVIDGASYGQYFWRVALPSMKGTIKSAAVLSLVGSLKYFDLIYVMTQGGPDGATELMATYMYKNAFTIGKMGYGATVASGMFIIITVISLVTLKVINGKQEA, from the coding sequence ATGCAAACTACCCAATCATTAGCAGAATACAGAAAAAGGAGTACGTTCACAGCAACCACAATATTCCTTCTACCGGTATTCTTTTTTATACTTATTTTTATTGTTTATCCTATAATAGATTCTTTTTGGCTGAGTCTGCATGAATGGAACGGTATCAGTTCCGGAAAAGCTTTCTTGGGCCTGGAAAACTGGAAGACACTTATGGGAGATAAAGTCTTTTTCAAAGCATTTGTAAACAATATGATTATAGTGGTATTGTCCATTGCAATCCAGCTCCCTATAGCAATGGCTATTGCCTTTATGCTTGATACAGGAGGAAAGAAACTTAATTTCCTCAAAATGATATATTTTCTTCCAATGCTAATGTCATCAGTAGCAGTTGGTTTCTTGTTTAAATATACGTATGACCCGCAGTTCGGTCTAATTAGTGCAGTTGACACCATTTTAGGTGGACAGGGAATGGTTGATGTGCTGGGAGATCCGAATAGAGCAATTTTTGGTGTAATAGCAGTTATATGCTGGCAGTTTATACCTTTTTACATGGTTTACTTTCTGGCGGCACTAAGTTCGCTGCCGGTTGAGATATATGAAGCATCAGTTATTGATGGTGCATCCTATGGACAATATTTTTGGAGGGTTGCTTTACCATCCATGAAGGGAACAATTAAGAGTGCTGCTGTTCTCTCACTTGTAGGTTCTCTCAAGTATTTTGATTTAATTTATGTTATGACTCAGGGTGGTCCTGACGGTGCCACAGAGCTCATGGCGACGTACATGTATAAGAATGCTTTTACCATAGGTAAAATGGGATACGGTGCTACCGTGGCATCCGGAATGTTTATAATAATTACCGTTATTTCCTTAGTTACACTTAAAGTCATAAACGGAAAACAGGAGGCCTGA
- a CDS encoding carbohydrate ABC transporter permease — protein MKKKFKVGKIFVALLALIWLVIAGAPFYFMVASAFKEQFEIFTAGVFSIPKGLYMQNFKEVLEGDFYVYLFNSLFVVGVSLALILVTSLCASYPFSRFKFKLNKPLFGLIVAAMAVPIHVTLIPVFQLTQKLNLYDTIFALIGPYTAFNLPISVFILTGFMAQIPKELEESAEIDGCGKYRTFFNIIAPLSKPGLATLAIYNSVNMWNEFSFALVLTQSQKSRTLPLSIWEFQGQYNANIPMIMAVLTLCALPMIVAFAIGQDKLIKGMMAGAVKG, from the coding sequence ATGAAGAAGAAATTTAAAGTCGGAAAAATATTCGTTGCCCTATTGGCATTGATATGGCTTGTAATTGCAGGTGCTCCTTTCTACTTTATGGTTGCGTCAGCCTTCAAGGAGCAGTTTGAGATATTCACTGCCGGAGTGTTCTCAATACCAAAAGGTCTGTATATGCAAAACTTTAAAGAGGTTCTAGAGGGTGATTTCTATGTATACCTTTTTAATAGTTTGTTTGTAGTCGGAGTTTCATTGGCGTTGATATTGGTAACATCACTGTGTGCTTCATATCCTTTTTCGAGATTCAAATTTAAATTAAATAAGCCTTTGTTTGGCTTAATAGTTGCTGCAATGGCTGTACCTATACATGTAACACTTATACCTGTATTCCAGCTTACACAAAAATTGAACCTGTATGATACAATATTTGCACTCATAGGCCCGTACACTGCTTTTAATCTGCCTATATCAGTTTTCATTCTTACAGGATTTATGGCACAAATTCCAAAAGAACTGGAAGAATCGGCTGAAATTGACGGATGCGGTAAGTACCGTACATTCTTCAATATAATAGCACCTCTTTCAAAGCCAGGGCTTGCTACTCTTGCAATATACAACAGTGTAAATATGTGGAATGAGTTCAGCTTTGCACTTGTACTTACACAGTCACAAAAAAGCCGTACACTTCCGCTTTCAATCTGGGAATTCCAGGGACAGTATAATGCTAATATACCTATGATTATGGCTGTTCTAACCCTATGTGCATTGCCTATGATTGTTGCTTTTGCAATTGGTCAGGATAAACTTATAAAAGGAATGATGGCTGGTGCCGTTAAAGGATAG
- a CDS encoding extracellular solute-binding protein, which translates to MKKIFKALIILMVVVISGCFYDGDNVLVKSNPPKKQLTLYTIQGDSSVNQVIADSVYRFEKDNKSFKVINELIPNDLYKNRLSVCVATNQMPDVFPTWSGGILKQYISIGGVVNLDKYMKNDNYSSRFNDKALNMVTDENGIWGVPVENMSIALVFYNKDIFNALKLSEPKTFDELKNIIVKLKQRNYIPFALANRTAWTGSMFYMYFVDRVGGPSVFDNAANRKNNGSFDDDVFVQAGKMVHELVNMGAFPKGFNWMDEDAGDSRNLLYNNSAGMLLAGSWFVSNVMYEKPDFAEKIGVFPFPSISGGKGDPRNTIGTLGDNFYSVASSCGYPDKAFELIKYLIDDTAEKKRIDAGKIPPVKDPDVENPLIKEILGYINQSPNVQFWYDQYLPPKLSEAHLMLSRSIFGGEDPKKAAEEMEKITKQYYNQ; encoded by the coding sequence ATGAAAAAAATATTCAAAGCCCTTATTATACTGATGGTAGTAGTTATTTCCGGGTGCTTTTATGACGGAGATAACGTGCTGGTAAAATCAAACCCGCCAAAAAAGCAATTAACTTTGTATACTATACAGGGTGATTCATCTGTAAACCAAGTGATTGCCGATTCTGTATACAGATTTGAAAAGGACAATAAAAGCTTTAAAGTTATAAACGAGCTTATTCCCAATGACTTATACAAGAACCGACTATCAGTCTGTGTAGCAACGAATCAGATGCCTGATGTTTTCCCTACCTGGTCTGGAGGGATTTTGAAACAGTATATAAGTATTGGTGGGGTAGTTAATCTTGATAAATATATGAAAAATGACAATTACAGTTCACGGTTTAATGACAAGGCGTTAAATATGGTTACAGATGAGAATGGAATATGGGGTGTCCCTGTGGAAAATATGTCAATTGCTCTAGTATTCTATAACAAAGACATTTTTAATGCCTTGAAGTTATCCGAACCAAAGACTTTTGATGAACTCAAGAATATTATAGTTAAGTTAAAACAAAGGAATTATATTCCGTTTGCTCTTGCAAACAGGACGGCTTGGACCGGGTCGATGTTTTATATGTATTTTGTAGATCGCGTGGGGGGGCCATCTGTTTTTGATAATGCTGCAAACAGGAAGAATAACGGTTCTTTTGATGACGATGTATTTGTGCAGGCTGGTAAAATGGTACATGAGCTCGTAAATATGGGTGCTTTCCCGAAGGGCTTCAACTGGATGGATGAGGATGCCGGGGACTCCAGAAACCTTTTATATAATAATTCGGCAGGTATGCTATTGGCTGGTAGTTGGTTTGTTAGTAATGTCATGTACGAGAAACCTGATTTCGCAGAAAAGATAGGTGTGTTTCCATTTCCTTCAATTTCAGGGGGAAAGGGTGATCCCCGTAATACTATTGGAACACTTGGGGACAACTTTTACTCCGTTGCAAGTTCATGCGGGTACCCTGACAAAGCATTCGAACTTATAAAATACTTAATTGATGATACTGCTGAAAAGAAGCGTATTGATGCGGGAAAAATACCGCCTGTAAAGGATCCCGACGTAGAGAATCCTTTGATTAAAGAAATATTGGGTTATATAAATCAGTCTCCCAATGTTCAATTCTGGTATGACCAATACCTTCCTCCAAAACTGTCGGAAGCCCATTTAATGCTTTCACGGAGTATATTTGGAGGTGAAGACCCAAAAAAAGCTGCCGAGGAGATGGAAAAGATTACCAAACAATACTATAATCAATGA
- a CDS encoding sensor histidine kinase, translating to MKNWLLQSVKKTIRNLTFRSKITYFLVITICITVLIVVACSYNITSRSIKEQAKNMTMQQLEQNTLNLEDYLKNIESTPDNIVNDKSLQEYLSNPDKDNLEFTAKVDDVYKLMSNILGSKRNILYVYVYKLLNGKELYLGPTKAGNKSDFSTGLQYISKNDITGSPMRTSFRKDPVINKEYTLSIYQPIFDVYRIRRPIGILGISVSEDVVARFYSHINTNLPLETFIMDGNGIIISHIDKSRIYSDAGLKNMVHKQDGAKEINGKLVVCKYVKDWDWYVIGTLPIDYLLRDNNVMLLAILIIVVITLIVGIFISYGFSKHLFKPFDELIYRMSMVSTGDMETRISFPTYGPDFQQVSQGFNIMVEHIDELMKKIYEEQRQLKEIEFKALQSQINPHFLYNTLESIHWQALLYGHHDISTMVKALAGFYRISLSKGEDIIPLKNESEHVENYMTIQEIRYKDKMESYIDIPEEFYDVKIPKMILQPLVENAIYHGLRGRKAKGFIKITAERDGDDIIVKTIDNGTGMTVDQICKLNQTLEDNDPSVGYGVRNVHRRIKLFLGSPYGLYYESNEYGGVTVNVRLRSEIHKNGG from the coding sequence ATGAAAAACTGGTTATTACAGTCTGTAAAAAAAACAATAAGAAATTTGACATTTAGGTCAAAAATCACATATTTTCTTGTAATAACGATATGTATCACAGTTTTGATTGTAGTGGCATGCTCATATAATATTACAAGCCGATCAATTAAAGAGCAGGCAAAAAATATGACAATGCAGCAGCTTGAACAGAACACACTGAATCTGGAGGACTATCTAAAAAATATTGAGAGTACTCCGGATAATATAGTAAATGACAAAAGTCTTCAGGAATATCTTTCAAACCCTGATAAAGACAATCTGGAGTTTACAGCCAAGGTTGACGATGTATACAAATTAATGTCAAACATCCTTGGATCTAAAAGGAACATATTATATGTATATGTCTATAAGCTATTAAATGGCAAGGAACTGTATCTGGGGCCCACAAAAGCCGGAAATAAATCGGACTTTTCAACAGGTCTGCAATATATTTCCAAAAACGATATAACGGGTAGTCCTATGAGAACAAGCTTTAGAAAGGACCCTGTAATAAACAAGGAATATACTCTTTCCATTTATCAGCCTATATTTGATGTTTATAGAATAAGACGACCAATAGGAATTCTGGGCATATCCGTTTCAGAGGATGTTGTAGCCAGATTTTATTCGCATATAAACACAAATCTTCCTCTTGAAACCTTTATCATGGATGGAAACGGTATTATAATATCACATATTGATAAAAGCAGGATTTATTCCGATGCGGGACTTAAAAATATGGTCCACAAACAGGACGGTGCCAAGGAGATTAATGGAAAGCTTGTTGTTTGTAAATATGTAAAGGATTGGGATTGGTATGTAATCGGAACACTGCCCATCGACTATCTTCTTAGAGACAACAACGTGATGCTGCTGGCAATATTAATTATAGTCGTAATAACTTTGATTGTTGGTATTTTTATTTCCTATGGATTCAGCAAGCATTTATTCAAACCCTTTGATGAGCTTATTTATAGGATGTCCATGGTTTCAACGGGGGATATGGAAACGAGAATAAGTTTTCCAACGTACGGACCAGATTTTCAGCAGGTTTCACAGGGCTTTAATATAATGGTCGAGCATATAGACGAATTGATGAAAAAAATATATGAGGAGCAGAGGCAGCTCAAGGAAATTGAATTTAAAGCTCTTCAGTCACAGATTAATCCTCATTTTCTTTACAATACCCTAGAGTCTATTCATTGGCAGGCCCTACTTTACGGACACCATGATATTTCTACTATGGTGAAGGCTTTAGCAGGCTTTTACAGAATAAGCCTTAGTAAGGGAGAGGATATTATTCCTTTGAAAAACGAATCAGAGCATGTTGAAAATTATATGACCATACAGGAAATAAGATATAAGGATAAAATGGAAAGTTATATTGATATTCCTGAAGAATTCTATGATGTAAAAATCCCAAAGATGATTTTGCAGCCGTTGGTTGAAAATGCTATATATCATGGATTAAGGGGAAGGAAAGCAAAAGGTTTTATTAAAATAACAGCAGAAAGAGACGGGGACGACATCATTGTTAAGACCATTGATAATGGTACCGGGATGACAGTAGATCAAATTTGCAAATTAAACCAGACGCTAGAGGATAATGATCCAAGTGTGGGTTATGGTGTCAGGAATGTACACAGAAGGATAAAACTATTTCTTGGTAGTCCTTACGGACTATATTACGAAAGTAATGAGTATGGTGGTGTAACCGTTAACGTCAGACTTCGCAGTGAAATACATAAGAACGGTGGGTGA